In Dysidea avara chromosome 3, odDysAvar1.4, whole genome shotgun sequence, a single window of DNA contains:
- the LOC136248833 gene encoding uncharacterized protein: MAFFDDSVICEGYLYKTKPIDKLKLLTTWKHKFFVLRRTDSDKAFELAYYKDDSKKGKCKQVNFEEFVAIKPSVSAGRREHCFAIELQKNTYVLQAGDFQVKNLWVAKLCEALRREHVYHVAIPHQAQLSPGHGLLKVLKVEAVVVCPSTTRQLASFKFKSLKRFGSCNDILWFEVCPCSHDNGGLYFFSVGSGMETADYIINMVKNLIQNLTKQHMVFNNAGSEGPNFSAPQHYSCPGAAPLAQVALVASMRKPSVTATTSAPIFKQRKLSSNSVTDVDMMHPRSMTFSTSQRTTPQLVKQPSVASIDGIARTTLSNFRQASVVSMEGSMPLSRFRQGSMDAPSLPENSHNRSSIKSTERKDSGVFDEEGLTRSVSKTSVSPQGSNSSSEQPGAMDSVSNTASCPYVNSSLEPLPASPNDTNSPPTSPHQNSLSPVQEHPSPTPDQGPPVAPPRSLISLMGSASLQ; encoded by the exons ATGGCGTTCTTTGACGACAGTGTAATTTGTGAGGGATACTTATACAAGACGAAACCGATCGATAAATTGAAGTTGTTGACG ACTTGGAAACACAAGTTTTTTGTGCTCAGGAGGACAGATTCG GACAAAGCCTTCGAGCTTGCTTATTATAAAGATGACTCCAAGAAGGGGAAATGTAAACAAGTAAACTTCGAAGAGTTTGTGGCCATCAAGCCAAGCGTATCTGCTGGACGAAGAGAACACTGTTTTGCTATTGAACTACAAAAGAATACCTACGTCTTGCAGGCTGGTGACTTTCAGGTCAAGAACTTGTGGGTAGCTAAGTTGTGTGAAGCTCTCAGAAGAG AACATGTTTACCACGTGGCAATTCCCCATCAAGCTCAGTTATCACCAGGTCATGGCTTGCTGAAGGTTCTCAAAGTTGAAGCTGTCGTTGTGTGTCCATCAACCACCAGGCAACTGGCTAGTTTCAAGTTCAAGTCTTTGAAGAGATTTGGCAGTTGCAATgacattttgtggtttgaagtgTGCCCTTGTTCACACGATAATGGTGGACTTTATTTTTTCTCTGTTGGATCTGGAATGGAGACAGCTGATTACATAATCAACATGGTTAAGAACCTAATCCAGAATCTCACCAAGCAACACATGGTTTTCAATAATGCTGGCAGTGAAGGACCTAACTTTAGTGCACCGCAACATTACTCTTGCCCAGGTGCCGCTCCTTTGGCCCAAGTTGCTCTTGTTGCAAGTATGCGAAAACCAAGTGTGACTGCAACTACCTCAGCTCCGATTTTTAAACAACGAAAGCTCTCGTCAAACAGTGTGACAGATGTGGACATGATGCATCCACGCAGTATGACATTCTCAACATCACAGAGAACTACTCCACAGTTAGTCAAGCAGCCATCGGTAGCAAGTATTGATGGAATAGCTCGCACTACACTGAGTAATTTCCGTCAAGCGTCAGTTGTCAGTATGGAAGGTTCTATGCCATTGTCTAGATTCCGACAAGGCAGCATGGATGCACCTTCGTTGCCTGAAAATTCTCACAACCGAAGCAGTATAAAAAGCACAGAAAGAAAAGACTCTGGTGTTTTTGATGAAGAAGGACTTACTCGATCTGTTTCAAAAACATCTGTTTCACCACAAGGTTCAAACAGTTCATCAGAGCAACCAGGTGCAATGGACAGTGTCTCAAATACAGCCAGCTGCCCATATGTCAACTCTTCCCTAGAACCACTGCCAGCTAGCCCAAACGATACCAATTCACCTCCAACCTCACCACATCAAAATAGTTTGTCTCCAGTACAAGAACATCCATCACCAACACCAGACCAGGGCCCTCCAGTAGCCCCACCGAGATCTCTCATTTCATTAATGGGATCTGCATCACTTCAATAA